The segment GTTAGAACGGATGAATGCTAAAACTCGAAGTGAGATTAAACCTATTTATAAAGAGCGCTTAGAATATGAACTTAAAATGATGCAACAGATGGGGTTTTCGACTTACTTTTTAGTCGTTTGGGATTATATTAAATTTGCCAGAGACAACAATATTCCTGTCGGGCCAGGACGAGGTTCTGCGGCGGGATCATTAGTTGCTTATTCCCTAAAAATAACCAATATTGATCCGGTCTTTCATGGTTTATTATTTGAACGATTTTTAAACCCTGAACGAAAATCAATGCCAGATATTGATACGGATTTTTGTATTGAACGGCGAGACGAAATGATTAAATATGTAACTGATAAATATGGAGAGGATAAAGTTGCTCAAATTATTACGTTTAACCGGATGACTTCTAAAGCAGTGTTAAAAGATGTTGCCAGGGTATTAGGAATTTCCTATAAAAAATCGGATCAAATGGCGAAATTAATTCCAGTTTCACGGGGAAAACCTGCTCGTTTAAAAGTTATGATTTCCGATCAAAGTCCCGCGCCGGAATTCAAAGAAGCTTATGATAATGAAGATGTCGCTGTTCATAATGATGCCGGGGAAGAAGTCGGAACTATTAAAGTTAAACAATGGCTAGATATGGCAATTCGCATCGAAGGAACAAACAAAACCTTCGGAGTTCATGCGGCGGGTGTGGTGATTTCTAAACAGTCTTTAGACGAAATTGTTCCCCTCCAGCGAAATAATGATGGGGCGGTGATTACTCAATATTATATGGAGGATTTAGAGGCAGTTGGATTATTAAAGATGGACTTTTTGGGGTTAAAGAATTTAACCATGATTCAAAAAGCAGTTAATTATATTGAAGAAATACATGGCTATAAAATTGACCCCGAAAAACTGCCTTCTGATATTGAAAGAAAAGCCCAAGATGCCTATAAAACCCATAAAAAATTACCCGAAGATGTGTTAAAAACTTATAAATTACTGGGAAAAGGGGATTTAGATGGAATTTTTCAGTTGGAATCTTCTGGAATGATGGATATTGTTAAAAAACTGAAACCTTCTTGTTTGGATGATATTTCTTCTATTTTAGCGCTGTATCGTCCGGGGCCTTTAGATGCAGGTTTAATTCCCCAATTTATTGATCGTAAACATGGACGGGATGAAATTAGCTATGATCACCCGATGTTAGAACCGATTTTAAAAGAAACCTATGGAATTTTATGTTTTCAAGAACAAATCATGAAAATGGCGCAAGATTTAGCGGGCTATTCTTTAGGTCAAGCGGATATTCTTCGCCGATGTTTGAGTGGATCTACGCAAATTTTAGATGCTGCTACTGGAAACTTAGTTTCTTTAAAAGAAATTGCACAATCTCCTGAATATTGGTTAGGTAGAAAAGTCTTTTCTCTCAATCTTAATACTCAAAAAATTACTCAACAACCCATCACAGAAATTCATCCGAATGGAGTTCGGGATATTTGGGAAATTACCACGAAAACAAATCACCAAATTAAAGCTACTGACGATCATCTTTTCTATACAATTTTAGGATGGCAACCCTTAAAAGCCTTTAAAATTGGCGATCGCGTGGGTTTAGCCAAAACTATCCCGATTACGAATCAAAGTAAAATATCAGATGCTCAAATCAAGTTGGTCGCGTATTTAATTGGAGACGGTCATTTATCCACAAAGAGTCCAGCTTGTAGTTATTTTTGTAACAGCGATCAAGAATTAATAGATGATTTTAATCAGTGTGCAAAAGAACTTTTTGGCAAACCAGCACCCAGTCTATCTCGTCATCGTGTGGAAAATTTTGCGATTGCATTTCAAAATGACCAATTAAAAGCAATCGCGGAATCGGATGTTTTTTGGGATGAAATTGTTAGAATTGATTATATAGGCAAAGAAGAAGTGTTTGATTTAAGCATTCCCGAAACTCATAATTTTATTGCCAATAATTTTATTGCCCACAACTGTATGGGTAAAAAGAAAGCAGAAGAAATGCAGAAGCAAAGGGAACTCTTTATTGACGGTGCAACCAAAAATGGAGTCTTGCAAAAATTGGCAGAAAAGTTATTTGAGCAAATGGTTCAATTCGCTGAATATTGTTTGAGCTATGATACAGAGATTTTGACTGTTGAATATGGGTCAATGCCCATCGGTAAAATTGTTGAGGACAAAATAGAATGCACAGTTTATACTGTTAATAATCACGGTTATATCTATACTCAACCCATCGCTCAATGGCATGATCGAGGAGAACAAGAAGTTTTTGAATATTGCCTAGAAGATGGTTCAGTTATTCGCTCAACAAAAGATCATAAATTTATGACCACTAATGGTCAAATGTTACCCATTGATGAAATTTTTGAAAATGGGTTAGAGTTAAAACAGATTAACTCTAAATCTCATGTTAAAATTATTAGTCGCAAATCTTTAGGAACTCAACCTGTTTATGATATTGGTGTAGTACAAGATCATAACTTTATTCTTAGCAATGGTTTAGTTGGTTCTAATTGCTTTAACAAATCCCATTCAAT is part of the Planktothrix serta PCC 8927 genome and harbors:
- the dnaE gene encoding DNA polymerase III subunit alpha — its product is MSFVGLHIHSDYSLLDGASQLPQLIDRALELGMPAIAVTDHGVMYGAIELIKTCRNKGIKPIIGNEMYVINGDIKVQDQKGEKRRKYHQVVLAKNTQGYKNLVKLTTISHLQGFQGKGIFARPCINKELLEQYHEGLIVTSACLGGEIPQAILQGRYDVAREVAQWYQRVFGEDFYLEIQDHGSPEDRMVNVEIVKISQELNIKIVATNDSHFISCNDVEAHDALLCINTQKLISEEKRMRYSGTEYLKSAEEMAQLFRDHLSDDIIQEAINNTVEVANKVEPYSGILGEPRIPDYPIPSDHTADTYLEEVTWKGLLERMNAKTRSEIKPIYKERLEYELKMMQQMGFSTYFLVVWDYIKFARDNNIPVGPGRGSAAGSLVAYSLKITNIDPVFHGLLFERFLNPERKSMPDIDTDFCIERRDEMIKYVTDKYGEDKVAQIITFNRMTSKAVLKDVARVLGISYKKSDQMAKLIPVSRGKPARLKVMISDQSPAPEFKEAYDNEDVAVHNDAGEEVGTIKVKQWLDMAIRIEGTNKTFGVHAAGVVISKQSLDEIVPLQRNNDGAVITQYYMEDLEAVGLLKMDFLGLKNLTMIQKAVNYIEEIHGYKIDPEKLPSDIERKAQDAYKTHKKLPEDVLKTYKLLGKGDLDGIFQLESSGMMDIVKKLKPSCLDDISSILALYRPGPLDAGLIPQFIDRKHGRDEISYDHPMLEPILKETYGILCFQEQIMKMAQDLAGYSLGQADILRRCLSGSTQILDAATGNLVSLKEIAQSPEYWLGRKVFSLNLNTQKITQQPITEIHPNGVRDIWEITTKTNHQIKATDDHLFYTILGWQPLKAFKIGDRVGLAKTIPITNQSKISDAQIKLVAYLIGDGHLSTKSPACSYFCNSDQELIDDFNQCAKELFGKPAPSLSRHRVENFAIAFQNDQLKAIAESDVFWDEIVRIDYIGKEEVFDLSIPETHNFIANNFIAHNCMGKKKAEEMQKQRELFIDGATKNGVLQKLAEKLFEQMVQFAEYCLSYDTEILTVEYGSMPIGKIVEDKIECTVYTVNNHGYIYTQPIAQWHDRGEQEVFEYCLEDGSVIRSTKDHKFMTTNGQMLPIDEIFENGLELKQINSKSHVKIISRKSLGTQPVYDIGVVQDHNFILSNGLVGSNCFNKSHSMAYAYVTYETAYLKANYPVEYMAALLSANSGDTDKIQKYIESCQKSLGIQVIPPDINLSGMDFTPSDQSIIFGLSAIKNVGEGAIEHLLEVRKEGGEFKSFPDLCDRINLQMVNSRALEALIKCGALDKLNPNRRQAIDHLDKLISWAQSKAKDRAVGQQSIFDILGGGINTKNTHEDAPKPAKLEDFKVQEKLQFEKELLGFYVSEHPLKSILRWISVDERVTLAELTDKKSKVKVVVVITAIKPHTTKDGKRMAFLQIEDLTGQMEAIIFPTTHQKIKDFPKGNDIVLITGKIEKKEDKTQFIIDELQLADTLPRLEKLPTPLLEDLEIEESEFMVLLHLNPQQIFNDDTLGRIKLFLSEQSSSDPQQAHIPVGAVITTPLIQKPQSLILFDRFFWVQNAEETISYLKSKNLNVEISPRLDLKKHPDF